Genomic segment of Gloeocapsa sp. PCC 7428:
GTTTAATTTCGTCCTGACCAAACACTTTCCACCACTCGACAAACTTGCTGTCATTCTGAGTACATTTTGTAGCACGTTGTTTGAGCATTTTTAGCACCTGCTTTAACTCAGGAGCAGTGCTACTCGCACGTATAATTGCTCGGTCAAGCACGCGATGATAAATTAAAGAAGGCTTCGTCGTTCCTAATACGCTATTAATTGTAAGAACGCGGTCAAGAGCAAGATCGAGACATAGTTGATCGTTAAGGTAACGTGCAAATTCGCGATTACAAGCGCTAGCCAACTCTAATCTTCCTGCTGTGGTATCACAAACTCGCGCAAGTTCTAAGTCAAGATAAAATGCTCTGATGATGAACGAGGGACAAGAACCTCTCACGCTTTGAGCTTTTGTGCTTAGCCAGTTAAGAAACTGGATTAATTGAGGTTCATTAATCAATAAATCATCAATATGTTTCTTTGCTAGCAATAATAAATAATCTGCTTGCGGGAGCATTCCCGCGCATAGTATAAAGACTTCGTGCCAGCGTTTATCAGTGATACGGCTGACAAGTTGCGTTAAAGCTATCGTTAAAGCTTGAGGTTCGGTGTTAAAAACGATGTTTTTTGCAGTGAAATATTCCTGAAATGTAATATGCGAGAAAGAATAAATTCCTCTAGCACGTTCTATGAGTAAACCATGTTGTGCTTCGATTGCTTTAAGTAGAGCCTCAGGATCAATTGGTAGATTTACATGAGAACTTACGTCAGGTAGTTTGGCGATATACTTAGTAATGTATTGTTCTAAGTCTTGCTGTTTAAAGAAATATTCTCCACGCTCAAATGTATTACGTGCAATATGACTTAATAAATCATGTTTTCTCTGCACTGACAGATATTCATAAAGTTCGTCACGCTCAACATGGCGTTTAGCGTCCCATTTTTTAAGCAAAATACTTAGTGCTTCTTGATACAGTTTTGCACGATTTGCAGGGAAATCTCCCGCTTCTGCAAATACTAAACAAAGTAAGGTTAATAATAATGGATTTGTCGCAAGTTCTCTTAGCCGCGAATTTTGCTGTAACTTGAGAATAAACTGGTTACTCTTAGCTTGAGTGCCTACAAACCATTTATGCACAAACTCGATAATTTGCGATTGGTTAAAATCAGCAAGTTCTACTTCGGTGAATTGTTCTAGATTATAGTCTAGCGATGCTATACGACAAGTAATAATAAACTGATTGCTGTGATACTGAGTACTAAGTTGATTGATCTGTTGTAATACGCGATGAACCTCTTTTTGCCGTACTTCATCGAGTCCATCGAGTAGAATTAAGGCTTTACCTTGATTTAATATTTGAGAAGTAAAACTGGCATTGATATCATAATTAGTAAGTTCCTGATTAATATACGTAAGTAAGCTAGACGTATAAGCGCTTGCTGCAAAATTTTTGAGACCGATAAAAATGGGAATTTGGAAATGTAACTTTCCGAAAGCACATTCTGTAGCAAGATGTTTAAGAAAAGTTGTTTTGCCTGAACCAGGTTTTCCTAAAATTATCAACTTAGAATAATTCTGGACAGCTTGCAATCCAGAAATCTGCTGTTTATTAGCGTTACATAATTCTAGTTCTTTTTTGTCTGATACATTGTATTTTTGTTGTAACTGCTCAATTTCTAGCCAACGACGGCTACTAATGCTTTTTAAAACGTTTATGTTAGTATAAAGCTCTTGTAGTGGTCGAGGGTAGGACATATCCAAAGCTCTAATTCGGCCATGCTGGTGTTGAATATCAGCTTGGATCTTTCGCCATATTTCATTTTCAGTATTTACTTCTAGCTTAAACGTTGTTTCTTGCTTAGTGCTGACTGAGTAATTCTCTGGCAACTCTGCTATTTCTTGCCAAGGTAATGCTAGTTTTTCACAGATTTTATGAAAGTTTTCTCTGTCGATTGGCTTACCAGCAAAGAAATTTTGTACGGTAGCACGTGAGACTCCTATTTCTACTGCTAGTTCAATCTTTGTAGCAAAATTCAATATCGCTTTATTTGCTCTTTGTATTCCTTCTGTCGTAGCTTTTAATGAGCGGCTCGATCGTGTTTTCATACAGCATTAAAATTTTATACAAAACTAATTTGGTTTTGTATTTACCCCTTGAAAAAATATGTTTTTATTTAACTACTATAAGGAAAAAAATAAGGCTACATCTTCGCCTTCAACGCCCTTTCAAGTACAAAAAATACAATAACTTAGAGTAGGAATAATACTATAAGTTACATCTTTTGCTTCGCTCAACAATTGAACAAATATTTAATTTTTCCTTAGCTTATCTGGTTTATAAATCCTATTGTAGATTGCTTTTCTTCCTTATCTACTATCGTAGGACATAACTCAGCTGAGTACGAGTTCATGTATGTTGAGAAGTCTAGTACTAGAAACATGTAAATAAATACACTGGCACTTTGATTACCTACTGAATAGTGTGTAGCCACTCGGTTTGAAAAACTATAAAGAAATTTATAGGATTAAATATTAGATGAGGCGATCGCAAAACTACTAGAATTTTTGTAAGAATACAGACAAGCATTTGTGCTATTTATTCCTCTTCTGTACTACATAAACGTCTTATGCCGCCTAAAATTACAGATCCAATAGTTTGGCAACAAGCTGAACTATTAATGCAACCAGCATTTATTCGGGTGATCGACCATATTGGTAAGCAACTAGAAGGATCTGATTGGCGAGGAAAGTACGAAGATGTGATGGTGTGGCCTGAAGGAACAACAGACGAAACCAAGGACACGGTAACACAACTTGTACAACGCTTAGAAACAGCGTCTCCAGGTCAGGTTGTAGAGATCGAACAGGCTTTGATTCATTTACCAACACCACAACCAGAATACCACTTATGCTTGCAGCATCAAGGTGTACCAGAGGTAAAAGTAAATTTGTGGGAACTGTGCTATCAAATTTGCTTTCGTGATTACGATCCGGCGCAAACAGCAATAAATTATGGAGTGATTATTGATACTAGCTTGATTGATGAAACGGGAGATATTGACTGGCAGCGTTTGGATCTCAAAGCAGGACAATTAGTTGAGCAGATATTTGCTAACTTACCAGATGTATAAATAAGCTAGTGGCAAAATTGGTAGAAAGGTAAGTATCATGCAGCAACTGCGGAATATGCAAGCAAATACGGGAGCAAGTTTTAGCGATGATGCGACTGCGCTTCAAGTATCTCAACAGAAAGCTGTTTTATACGATCGCTCACACTGGGGAAGAATTGAAGTAAGTGACGGCGATCGCTTGCGGTTTTTACATAACCAAAGCACGAATGATTTTGAGCAACTTAAACCAGGACAAGGCTGCGATACTGTATTTGTCACGTCTACCGCCCGTACAATTGATTTAGCTACGGCGTATGTCACTGAAGATGCTGTTCTCTTACTCGTTTCACCAAATCGCCGCGAGTTTCTCATAGAATGGCTAGACCGCTATATCTTTTTTGCCGATCGAGTCCAGCTAAAAGATGTGACACCTGAGACTGCGGCATTTAGTTTAATTGGACCTGAGAGCGATGCCGTTGTACAGCAGTTAGGGGCGGGTACAATTATCAATCAGCCGTATGGACATCATACAGTAGTTCAGCTAGGAGAAAGTGAGGTAAGTATCGCGGTAGGTAGTGGTTTGGCGTTACCTGGATACACGCTGATTGTTCCTGTTGCAGCAGCCGCAACAGTATGGAATAAGATTGTGCAAGCTGGAGTGGAACCCATAAGCGATCGCGTGTGGGAACAGCTACGGATTCTTCAAGGTCGTCCTGTACCAGAATGTGAATTGACCGACGACTATAATCCTCTAGAAGCAGGTTTGTGGAATGCGATTTCTTTTAATAAGGGATGTTACATTGGACAAGAAACGATCGCCCGCTTAAATACATATCAAGGAGTCAAGCAAAAACTTTGGGGTATCCGCCTCGAATCCTTGGTTGAACCTGGAAGTGCGATCGCGGTTGCAGATGAAAAGGTTGGTAAACTTACCAGTTGTATAAAAACTGCGCAAGGTTATTTTGGACTTGGTTACATCCGCACTAAAGCTGGTGGAGTGGGTTTAAAAGTAAAAGTGGGAGAAAGTGAGGGAGAAGTGATTGATGTTCCCTTTCTTACCCATGAATACTATCGAGGTGAATAAAGCATATTTGCTACCGGACATCCACCACGAAGATGCCTTTCTACTACCGCTGGCACTTCAGCAGGTTGAACGCGACTGTACCAAATTTGTTCAGGCAAGACGAGTACCATCGGTCCATTACCGCATTGCCCTAGACAGTTGCTACTAACAACTGTAGTTTTAGGTACTGGATGCAATTGAAACGCAGCAAGAACTTTTGCCGCGCCTTGTTTACGACAAGTGCGATTTTGACACACCATAACGCATCTTGAAGATGGTGACTTATCAGGTAATATATCTGACATTAGTACTAAAGCGCTTTCGTTAGGTGAGATGATATAGCCCTAGTCAACAGAGTTAAGACACGATAAAAGCTTCTATTAATTTCCCTGAGGAGAATTTAACCCTGACCCCTGACTCTGCTATATTAATCAGGCAATAGCCCTTTTGCGGCTAACCACTCCTGATTAAAAAGTCGTGACTGATAACGTCCACCGCTATCACAAAGAATTGTGACTATCGTGTGTCCTGGACCCATTTGTTTTGCAAGTGCAACGGCTGCTGCAACATTAATTCCAGAAGAACCACCAACAAAGATTCCTTCCTCGCGTAGGAGTCGATAAACAACGCGGATACACTCAGGATCGTCGATTTGGATGGCGTCGTCAATTGGCGCACCTTCCATATTTGCGGTCACGCGGCTATTGCCAATGCCTTCGGTGATCGAACTACCTTCGCTTTTAGTTTCACCAGTTTTAATATAACTGTAGAGCGCACTTCCCATAGGGTCAGCTAAGACGGTTTTGATCGCTGGATTTTTTTCTTTGAGAAACATGGCTACACCCGCAAGCGTTCCCCCTGTTCCTGTAGACGTTATCCACGCATCAACTTGACCATCTGTTTGCTGCCAAATTTCTAATCCGGTTGTTTCGTAATGCGCTTGACGGTTAGCGAGATTATCGAACTGATTAGCCCAGATGGCGTTTTCCATCTCTGAGGCAATTCTTCCAGAGAGTTTGACGTAGTTATTAGGGTCTTTGTAGGGGACAGCAGGAACTGGGCGAACTTCTGCGCCTAAGGTTCTCAATGCATCCATTTTCTCTTGCGACTGAGTTTCTGGAATCACGATGAGACACTTGTAGCCTTTGGCGTTGCAGATATGCGCTAAACCTATACCCGTATTGCCCGCAGTTCCTTCTACAACAGTACCACCTGGTTTGAGTAGTCCTTTTTCTTCAGCATCTTTGATAATGTAAAGTGCCGCCCGATCTTTTACGGAACCACCAGGATTGAGAAACTCCGCTTTACCTAGAATTTCACATCCTGTTTCTTCACTGAAGTGTTTTAATCTAATCAGTGGCGTGTTACCAACAGTACCTACAAAACCATTCTTGATATCCACTGCACTTTAATTCCAGTCTTTTTGACAATATTAACTATTTTCTCATACTGGTTTTTGCTATTTTGAAGCTTGGCGATTTTAATTGCGCTTGACAAACCTTGTCTACCGTCGTGGACAACATCTGTTTTGTAGCAGGGGTCAGGGTTAAACTTGCCTGAGGGAAATCACTACGAACTTCGATAATGTCCTAATTTTATTGACTAGAGTTTTAGATTCTCTAGGTAAAAAAAGGTGGGCTTTTGCCCACCAGAATCACTCACAACTTTAAATTACTTATTCGGTTGGGGAGTCATCCGCAAGTAGGGCTTGAGTTCAGTATGACCTTTGGGGAATTTCTGCTTGATCTCTTCAGGATCTTTGATTGAAGGAACAATCACGCAGTCATCGCCATCTTTCCAGTTTGCTGGAGTCGCTACGCTGTAGTTATCGGTAAGTTGCAAAGAATCGATAACGCGCAAGATTTCATCAAAATTGCGCCCAGTGCTAGCAGGATAAGTGAAGTTGAGACGCAGTTTTTTGTTTGGGTCGATAATGAAGACTGAGCGGACTGTGAGAGTGTCATTGGCATTAGGGTGAATCATGTCATAAAGGTTGGAAACCTTTTTGTCAGGATCTGCCAAGATCGGATAATTAAGACCGACGTTTTGGGTTTCTTCAATATCTCCAACCCAACCTTGGTGCGAATCTACGTCATCGACACTTAGCGCGAGTGCTTTAACGTTGCGCTTGTCAAATTCTGGCTTGAGGCGGGCAACTTCACCGAGTTCGGTTGTGCAAACTGGGGTAAAGTCTTTGGGGTGGGAAAATAAAATAACCCAGCTATCGCCAGCCCATTCGTAAAAATCGATTTCGCCTGCGGTAGAAGCTTGCTTAAAGTTTGGTACTGTGTCACCTAGTCGAAGAGCCATAACTCGATTCCTATGCTCTGAAAGTCTGTAACTCGTTTACTTTGCGATCATGACATAAAACCCCGATTCTCCGGTCGGGGTTTAGCGGTTTTCAACAAAATTTTAGGTTTAGTAATTCAGTTTACAGATGATTAAGCAAGGTGTTGTTGAACGGCGAGAACTAAGTTATCTGTCCAATATTGCGTAAGGTCGGCACTCGCGGCTTCCACCATGACGCGAATTACGGGTTCAGTACCAGAAGCGCGGACAAGAATTCTTCCTTGATCTCCCATTGCGGCTTCGGCTTGCGCGATCGCTTTTTGCACAGGTGCGCATTGGTTCCAGTTCATGCGGCGATCGCGGCTCTCAACACGCACATTACGTAACA
This window contains:
- a CDS encoding peroxiredoxin is translated as MALRLGDTVPNFKQASTAGEIDFYEWAGDSWVILFSHPKDFTPVCTTELGEVARLKPEFDKRNVKALALSVDDVDSHQGWVGDIEETQNVGLNYPILADPDKKVSNLYDMIHPNANDTLTVRSVFIIDPNKKLRLNFTYPASTGRNFDEILRVIDSLQLTDNYSVATPANWKDGDDCVIVPSIKDPEEIKQKFPKGHTELKPYLRMTPQPNK
- a CDS encoding ferredoxin, with protein sequence MSDILPDKSPSSRCVMVCQNRTCRKQGAAKVLAAFQLHPVPKTTVVSSNCLGQCGNGPMVLVLPEQIWYSRVQPAEVPAVVERHLRGGCPVANMLYSPR
- a CDS encoding cysteine synthase A, with the protein product MDIKNGFVGTVGNTPLIRLKHFSEETGCEILGKAEFLNPGGSVKDRAALYIIKDAEEKGLLKPGGTVVEGTAGNTGIGLAHICNAKGYKCLIVIPETQSQEKMDALRTLGAEVRPVPAVPYKDPNNYVKLSGRIASEMENAIWANQFDNLANRQAHYETTGLEIWQQTDGQVDAWITSTGTGGTLAGVAMFLKEKNPAIKTVLADPMGSALYSYIKTGETKSEGSSITEGIGNSRVTANMEGAPIDDAIQIDDPECIRVVYRLLREEGIFVGGSSGINVAAAVALAKQMGPGHTIVTILCDSGGRYQSRLFNQEWLAAKGLLPD
- a CDS encoding folate-binding protein YgfZ; protein product: MMQQLRNMQANTGASFSDDATALQVSQQKAVLYDRSHWGRIEVSDGDRLRFLHNQSTNDFEQLKPGQGCDTVFVTSTARTIDLATAYVTEDAVLLLVSPNRREFLIEWLDRYIFFADRVQLKDVTPETAAFSLIGPESDAVVQQLGAGTIINQPYGHHTVVQLGESEVSIAVGSGLALPGYTLIVPVAAAATVWNKIVQAGVEPISDRVWEQLRILQGRPVPECELTDDYNPLEAGLWNAISFNKGCYIGQETIARLNTYQGVKQKLWGIRLESLVEPGSAIAVADEKVGKLTSCIKTAQGYFGLGYIRTKAGGVGLKVKVGESEGEVIDVPFLTHEYYRGE
- a CDS encoding NACHT domain-containing NTPase, with the translated sequence MKTRSSRSLKATTEGIQRANKAILNFATKIELAVEIGVSRATVQNFFAGKPIDRENFHKICEKLALPWQEIAELPENYSVSTKQETTFKLEVNTENEIWRKIQADIQHQHGRIRALDMSYPRPLQELYTNINVLKSISSRRWLEIEQLQQKYNVSDKKELELCNANKQQISGLQAVQNYSKLIILGKPGSGKTTFLKHLATECAFGKLHFQIPIFIGLKNFAASAYTSSLLTYINQELTNYDINASFTSQILNQGKALILLDGLDEVRQKEVHRVLQQINQLSTQYHSNQFIITCRIASLDYNLEQFTEVELADFNQSQIIEFVHKWFVGTQAKSNQFILKLQQNSRLRELATNPLLLTLLCLVFAEAGDFPANRAKLYQEALSILLKKWDAKRHVERDELYEYLSVQRKHDLLSHIARNTFERGEYFFKQQDLEQYITKYIAKLPDVSSHVNLPIDPEALLKAIEAQHGLLIERARGIYSFSHITFQEYFTAKNIVFNTEPQALTIALTQLVSRITDKRWHEVFILCAGMLPQADYLLLLAKKHIDDLLINEPQLIQFLNWLSTKAQSVRGSCPSFIIRAFYLDLELARVCDTTAGRLELASACNREFARYLNDQLCLDLALDRVLTINSVLGTTKPSLIYHRVLDRAIIRASSTAPELKQVLKMLKQRATKCTQNDSKFVEWWKVFGQDEIKLLQSAVIAQRNFAHNWHFNPHQKNLLKQYYYANTLLLNCLKSKCQVSSEVRQEIENSLLLSSSELFQIAI